Within the Salvia hispanica cultivar TCC Black 2014 chromosome 4, UniMelb_Shisp_WGS_1.0, whole genome shotgun sequence genome, the region TTATTTCTTAcataattaagtattgagtaTCCAGTTAGAACcgtagattaaaaaataatatatgcaGTGATCGAATATTAGTCAACAAACTATCCcattttaatgaattaattatgttaaatGGATCGATAAGTGGGTTAGCCACCAAAAGCTAAAGAAGTCAAATTATTCCCCAGAAATGAAGTGATATATGTTGAATGGAGAAATTAATATTCCTCACTTGTATTGATACGATTTGTTTCATAGTATGGcgacatttctatttttaatcatacaaaatccaaatatttagtaggagtactagtataaatgGCACGCATACTAGGTGCATGATGAGACGAGACATCCGTGCAACCTCGATCAAAATCATCTTTGTTTACATAGATGGGCGATACCTTGGAAGCTAGAAATGGCAACTCAGGTATGAATAATAAAGAAGATATATTAAGCGTCAAAAAGGGTACATGGTCTTCGCATGAAGATTCCATACTCATCAACTACATCGCAGTTCATGGCCAAGGCCGTTGGAATGTTGTTGCTCGAGACTCAGGTACGATTCGTGCAACTACAAACTCAAATGATGTAATTAATGCAATCAAGtagaatattaatttggataaatgtTACtagtacatttatttttatactaggTACACACATGCATGCTGAAACTtgcatgtttattttttgcatatatattcttttgttGATTTTCCCCTGTGATTTAAGTGAATGAGAGACGATCATATATATTATCAtggtttttataattaataaagggTTGAGGCGGAATGGCAAGAGTTGCAGATTGAGATGGAAAAACTACTTGCAACCAAATGTTCGACGAGGGAATATTACAGTTGAGGAGCAGCTTTGCATTATAAAGCTCCAGTCCCTCTATGGAAATCGGTGCGTCTAAGATTACATAGTACTCCTTTGTAATcgctttaattaattaagatatcGCAGGTGGTCGAAAATAGCTAAGTTGTTGCCCGGTCGAACTGATAATGAAATCAAGAACTACTGGAGAAGTCAAGTTTTAAAGCCTGCAAAGCAGCTGAAATACGACACAAATAGCATGGAGTTGAGGGAGTTCGTTCGTGACATATGGCTTCCAAAATTGTCTGAAAGGATTCATgccaataataataataataataataataataataataataataataataataataataaacttGCAAGTGTTAGCGGGGTGATGATGAATTACAGTGCTGAAAGTGTTGGAATGGATTATTGGTCGAATAGCATTTCATGTGATCAAATTGCAGTCAcgaataatttatgtaatagTAATAGTGACTGCGGGTTTCATGATTACATGCTCGATTTTGGGCAGTAGTAGTATTGTATTATGGCCTTGAATTTGATAGCCCCTCCCTGCTTAGTTCGGTAATGGTGTATTATCAAATAGATGATGTATTATTGGGCATGTATCTAACCAATTCAAGTATTGTGAGCTATATATACAGTATACTTATGCTTTGAAATTTAAGGGACGGCAGAAATTGGGAAATCGTTTTTTCTGTTTCTACTCGTGTTTCATCTTCTCCTATTCTCGCATCATTCATAACTAACCGGTATATGCATGTATTCAACAATATGCATATAATTTACTTTAAGGCTCCTAAAATAAGTAGAAGCtagaattgaaaatatatatgtactaCAGTACTAGTTAAGGCTTCttgtaaaatcaaatttactaACAAAAACACTTCATGCAGCAGAGAAGGTATGTAATatgtatgcatatatataatatatgtaatgagttctcatgtatatatatactatactGCGTAGATATGAATAagaagagaaataagaaattaaaaggatATTAGAAGCATATGCAAGAAATGAGAAGTTGACTTTAGATGTGGTTTGAATGTAGCCACCACTAGAAGATGTTGAGTGATGGATCACagctatatatgtatattatatgGTGCACTCATTAATTGTTGCTATCTCAGTTGTCTTCAACCTTATATGCTATTGCTAATGGCTAATCTATTCAAATGGGGACAATTTTGGGGACCTCTCACTGCCATGTCCACCACAAGTCCCCCCTTTCACTAAAATGACTGGCCTCTTCTTGCGACTACGTACCATTGAAGACGAGTTAAACTGAtgctaaaaaacaaaaaaaagagttaaaattagattaataatATTAGCTGAATATATCCCATCAAATCATAAATCCACCAAATAAGTACTAAAATCGACGGGGCATTATATTAGTGTGAAAAGTGTCGGTATCACTAGTATTTGTAGTGCCATTTTGTCCACTATTTGTTCATGCAATTTGATTCATCCCACAAACAATCATGCCTCGTAGATTTCATGTCCTATTCACCGTTAATCTCTTCTCCATCTTCCTCTCATGTCCGAACACACTTTCCTCCGACTGGAAGCTGCGGCTGGCGGAGTCGAATAGAACACAAGTAACCGTGAGCCAGGATGGGAGCGGCGATTTCATGAGCATCAATGAGGCAGTCAGCAACATTCCCCTTCACAATACTCGTAGGGTGGTTATACGCATAAATTCCGGTGTTTATAGGGAAAAGGTGAGCATCCCTAAAACGATGCGTTTCGTAACTTTGGTGGGAAATGCGAGCGACCCTCCGACGATCACGGGAAACGACACCGCATCAACGGTGCGGACATTTCAAACTGCTACTGTTGCCGTTGATGCTGATTATTTTATTGCAATCAACGTCAAGTTTGAGGTGatcatcatatttttcaaaatcattattCATTCCTAGAtctatactagtatatttggAGCTGTATTGATTAGCAGTTATGAAATCAGAACAGCGCGACGCACATGGTGGGGAGGAGAGGCGAGCAGGCGGCGGCGCTGCGGATATCAGGGACAAAGGCGGCGTTCTACAACTGCAGCTTCTACGGTAGTCAAGACACCCTCTACGATCACAAAGGCCTTCACTACTTCAGCAACTGCTTCATTCAAGGCTCCGTCGACTTCATCTTCGGCTACGGCACATCACTCTATGAGGTAATTTGGACTACCTACCTTTCCAtattaatcaacaaaaaaatgaggttatactatttttttgtcagAATTGCTATCTGAACTCGGTGACGAAGAAGGTGGCGTCGGTCACAGCTCAAAAGCGGTCGGATTCATCAATGGCGAGCGGGTTTTCGTTCAAGAATTGTACGGTAACAGGGACCGGATCGATCTATTTAGGAAGAGCGTGGGGAGATTATTCGAGAGTCGTGTTTTCTTACACATTTTTGGATAAAATCGTTCTTCCCCAAGGATGGAGCGATTGGGGCAACACATCTCGCCACCAGTAAGTCGTCATATAGCTACACTACTGACTACACTACTCAGTTAGTATGctattttaattaggatataGTGCGCGCATAATTCATCTATCCACATAAACTAACCTAAAATGTGACTTTTtacaatgttttatttattcatattcttCCGTGCCCTAAGTACTATGGTGAATATGTTTTACTAACTTAAACTTTTACTCCATATAGGAAAGTGTATTATGGTGAATACAAATGTACCGGAGAAGGAGCAAACGTGACGGGTCGAGTAGCGTGGGCGAGAGTGCTCACAGACGACGAAGCCATGCCATTTATTGGCACTTACTATATTGATGGCGACTCTTGGCTTATAAATCCTTCTGCCTATCTCATTTGACTTTTTTCTTCCCAAACTTCATGATTCTATTGACAACATCTTGATGAATTATAacatgttttatttgcatatatatGGTCTCTGAGTAATTTTTCACAATGGAGTGcagtactaattaaattaatatgcatATCTCTTTAACGGCTTCGAATTATGCTTTGATGAAATTACAGtctactagtagtatattaaatatacatgtGTAGCTTACTTGGGGTATTGGTTTCACTATTTTCCAACTCGGAATGggattatattaattattcaaagtTAAGGCAGTTTCTCAAAATTATAGACTTAATTAAGCTCAAAGTTAAATGCTCATGGGCTTGAgtgtagattttttttttttttggttgattaTATTGTTGTTGATTGAAATGAAATCTTGGAAATTAGTTTCAAAGCAAATTGCTGAAATTGGTAATCTGTTTTCAAATGGGCTAAAACTTCAAGATTTGGTATAGCTACCAAATTACTAGGAGTATTTGCATGAATATATTTGGAGATGAAACGAGACTcaatgaaatttttgaaactatATATAAACCCTTTATCTTCTGGTTGAATACAAAAGGCCAATTAAGTCCAATTTTCCTATAAATCTCTTTTCTTAACCAACAAACAGGCCATAggtgtatatttttagtttatagccataaaaattctatttataatattgatagCCAAGGCTACCAAACAATTTATAGGGGGTGTTTATTGGGGTGTAtcagtgtatatatatttttagtttatagccataaaaattattatatttataatattgatagCCAAGGCTAGTAAACAATTTATAGTGGGTATTGATTGGGTATGAGTTTTTCTTGTGTTTCAATTTATTGGTACAGTAATAATTATGCTTTGAAAGTTATTTTAACATGAGGTTGTATTTGACATTAAATATGCCTCTCCAGTTTTTTGTAACCGGTAGTTGTAGTTGTAGATAATCTGGGAGTAATTGTAATGTACTTGTAGAGAA harbors:
- the LOC125221522 gene encoding transcription factor MYB108-like, producing the protein MGDTLEARNGNSGMNNKEDILSVKKGTWSSHEDSILINYIAVHGQGRWNVVARDSGLRRNGKSCRLRWKNYLQPNVRRGNITVEEQLCIIKLQSLYGNRWSKIAKLLPGRTDNEIKNYWRSQVLKPAKQLKYDTNSMELREFVRDIWLPKLSERIHANNNNNNNN
- the LOC125224318 gene encoding probable pectinesterase 53 is translated as MPRRFHVLFTVNLFSIFLSCPNTLSSDWKLRLAESNRTQVTVSQDGSGDFMSINEAVSNIPLHNTRRVVIRINSGVYREKVSIPKTMRFVTLVGNASDPPTITGNDTASTVRTFQTATVAVDADYFIAINVKFENSATHMVGRRGEQAAALRISGTKAAFYNCSFYGSQDTLYDHKGLHYFSNCFIQGSVDFIFGYGTSLYENCYLNSVTKKVASVTAQKRSDSSMASGFSFKNCTVTGTGSIYLGRAWGDYSRVVFSYTFLDKIVLPQGWSDWGNTSRHQKVYYGEYKCTGEGANVTGRVAWARVLTDDEAMPFIGTYYIDGDSWLINPSAYLI